A portion of the Bubalus kerabau isolate K-KA32 ecotype Philippines breed swamp buffalo chromosome 1, PCC_UOA_SB_1v2, whole genome shotgun sequence genome contains these proteins:
- the RPS14 gene encoding small ribosomal subunit protein uS11 codes for MAPRKGKEKKEEQVISLGPQVAEGENVFGVCHIFASFNDTFVHVTDLSGKETICRVTGGMKVKADRDESSPYAAMLAAQDVAQRCKELGITALHIKLRATGGNRTKTPGPGAQSALRALARSGMKIGRIEDVTPIPSDSTRRKGGRRGRRL; via the exons ATGGCACCTCgcaaggggaaggaaaagaaggaagaacagGTCATCAGCCTCGGCCCTCAGGTGGCTGAAGGAGAAAATGTATTTGGTGTCTGCCACATCTTTGCATCCTTCAACGACACTTTTGTGCATGTCACCGATCTTTCTGGCAA GGAAACCATCTGCCGTGTAACTGGTGGGATGAAGGTGAAAGCTGACCGAGATGAGTCCTCTCCATATGCTGCCATGTTGGCTGCCCAGGATGtagcccagagatgcaaggagcTGGGCATCACTGCCCTCCACATCAAACTCCGGGCCACAGGAGGAAATAG GACCAAGACTCCTGGACCAGGGGCCCAGTCAGCGCTCAGAGCCCTCGCCCGCTCAGGGATGAAGATTGGGCGGATTG AGGATGTCACCCCCATCCCCTCCGACAGCACCCGCAGAAAGGGGGGTCGCCGTGGTCGCCGTCTGTGA